Proteins encoded in a region of the Pseudomonas sp. PDNC002 genome:
- a CDS encoding response regulator, with protein sequence MRILLVEDHPQLGESVLQALKGAGWTVDLLQDGVAADLALASEDYALAILDVGLPRLDGFQVLARLRERGKTLPVLMLTARGEVRDRVHGLNLGADDYLAKPFELSELEARVKALLRRSVLGGEQQQRCGELVYDLGVRRFTLAEQAMTLTSREQAVLEALIARPGRVMSKEQLAAQVFGLDQDASADAIEIYVHRLRKKLEGSSVRIVTFRGLGYLLEAKDA encoded by the coding sequence GTGCGAATCCTCCTGGTTGAAGACCATCCGCAACTCGGCGAAAGCGTGCTCCAGGCGCTCAAGGGGGCCGGCTGGACCGTGGATCTGCTGCAGGACGGCGTAGCCGCCGACCTCGCCCTCGCGAGCGAGGACTACGCCCTGGCGATCCTCGATGTCGGCCTGCCACGCCTCGACGGTTTCCAGGTGCTGGCGCGCCTGCGCGAGCGCGGCAAGACCCTGCCGGTGCTGATGCTCACCGCCCGTGGCGAAGTGCGTGACCGTGTGCATGGCCTGAACCTGGGCGCCGACGATTACCTGGCCAAACCTTTCGAGCTGAGCGAGCTGGAAGCGCGGGTGAAAGCCCTGCTGCGCCGCAGCGTGCTCGGTGGCGAACAGCAGCAGCGTTGCGGCGAGCTGGTCTATGACCTCGGCGTGCGGCGTTTCACCCTGGCCGAGCAGGCGATGACCCTGACCTCTCGCGAACAGGCCGTGCTGGAAGCGCTGATCGCGCGGCCCGGCCGGGTGATGAGCAAGGAGCAGTTGGCGGCGCAGGTCTTCGGTCTGGACCAGGACGCCAGTGCCGACGCCATCGAGATCTATGTGCACCGCTTGCGCAAGAAACTGGAGGGCAGCTCGGTGCGCATCGTCACCTTCCGCGGCCTGGGCTACCTGCTCGAGGCCAAGGATGCCTGA
- a CDS encoding sensor histidine kinase, translated as MPERRWGFLGAGSLRGRLLWRLGGLLLVLLLIGSAATYWRARNAADIAYDRTLLASARDIADGLYASDGTLRANVPYVALDSFEYDSAGRIFYQVIDPQGNMVSGYENLPAPLPTTPRTDDYPALAKFYDATYKGQGVRVVSLLQPVSQPTVSGMAEIRVAETMGARERLARSLLADTLLNLALSAVAALMMVWYAVSAGLRPLDRLRQAVEERQPDDLRPLPEVRVQKELRPLVAALNHFTVRLRGLFERQSQFIAEASHELRTPLAALKARLELGLREQDPQLWRATLVDAVQNTDRVTGLANQLLSLARVESGARAIAEGAGERIELSQLARELGMALAPLAYSRGVALALEADESVWVRGDPMLLNELLSNLVDNAIAHAPKEGNVVIRLLAPAVLEVEDDGPGIPPEERDKVFRRFYRRRQQGTGLGLAIVGEICSAHRAQIELGQGGLGGLRVRVTFPTESP; from the coding sequence ATGCCTGAGCGCCGCTGGGGATTCCTTGGCGCGGGCAGTCTGCGCGGGCGCCTGCTCTGGCGCCTCGGCGGACTGCTGCTGGTGCTGCTGCTGATCGGTAGCGCGGCGACCTACTGGCGCGCCCGCAATGCCGCCGATATCGCCTACGACCGCACCTTGCTGGCCTCGGCGCGGGATATCGCCGATGGCCTCTATGCCAGCGACGGTACCCTGCGCGCCAATGTGCCCTACGTGGCGCTGGACAGCTTCGAGTACGACAGCGCCGGGCGCATCTTTTACCAGGTGATCGATCCGCAGGGGAACATGGTGTCCGGCTACGAAAACCTGCCCGCGCCGCTGCCGACCACACCGCGTACCGATGATTACCCGGCGCTGGCCAAGTTCTACGACGCGACCTACAAGGGCCAGGGAGTGCGGGTTGTCAGCCTGCTCCAGCCGGTCAGCCAGCCGACGGTGAGCGGTATGGCGGAAATTCGCGTGGCGGAGACCATGGGCGCCCGCGAGCGGCTCGCGCGCAGCCTGCTCGCCGATACGCTGCTCAATCTCGCGCTGTCCGCTGTCGCCGCGCTGATGATGGTCTGGTACGCGGTGAGTGCCGGTCTGCGCCCCCTCGACCGCCTGCGCCAGGCGGTGGAGGAGCGCCAGCCGGATGACCTGCGGCCGCTGCCGGAAGTCCGTGTTCAGAAGGAGCTGCGCCCGCTGGTGGCGGCGCTCAACCATTTCACCGTGCGCCTGCGCGGGCTGTTCGAGCGGCAGTCGCAGTTCATCGCCGAGGCGTCCCACGAATTGCGTACACCGCTGGCGGCGCTCAAGGCGCGCCTGGAGCTGGGGCTGCGCGAGCAGGACCCGCAGCTATGGCGCGCGACGTTGGTCGACGCGGTGCAGAACACCGACCGGGTGACCGGGCTGGCCAACCAGTTGCTGTCGCTGGCACGCGTCGAAAGCGGCGCACGCGCGATCGCTGAAGGGGCGGGGGAGCGCATCGAACTGAGCCAGCTTGCCCGTGAGCTCGGAATGGCGCTGGCCCCCCTGGCTTATTCGCGCGGTGTGGCGCTGGCGCTGGAGGCCGATGAGTCCGTCTGGGTGCGGGGCGACCCGATGCTGCTCAACGAACTGCTGAGCAACCTGGTGGACAACGCCATCGCCCACGCTCCCAAGGAAGGTAACGTGGTCATCCGCCTGCTGGCGCCCGCCGTGCTGGAAGTCGAGGACGACGGGCCTGGCATCCCGCCGGAGGAGCGCGACAAGGTTTTCCGCCGCTTCTACCGCCGCCGCCAGCAGGGTACCGGCCTGGGGTTGGCCATCGTTGGCGAGATCTGCAGCGCCCACCGCGCCCAGATAGAGCTTGGACAGGGCGGTCTGGGCGGCTTGCGGGTGCGGGTAACCTTCCCGACGGAAAGCCCCTGA